A stretch of the Sulfurihydrogenibium subterraneum DSM 15120 genome encodes the following:
- the hemA gene encoding glutamyl-tRNA reductase: protein MEIFSTGFNYKTAPVEIREKLAITESNYQSILEKLNSLNNIYEICVISTCNRVEFYGVFDGSESLKYEILKILSQFSSMSVNILEKYVFFYTGKDAIRHIFRVSSSLDSMVIGEPQIVCQFKESFSLAKEYKTVRHILTRLFDKALNVSKKIRTSTGISRKAVSISYAAALLAKKIFGDLKDKSVLVIGAGEMAELAAKHLSSLGVKHIFVSNRTFERSVELAEKFNGSAIRFDKILEFLPEVDIVIVSTGATQPILKKEDIKKAIKNKREPLFIIDISVPRNVEDDVNEIEGVYLYNIDDLKSIVNSNLEERKIEAQRAELIIEDEVEKFVKWLNTQKVNPLITQIRDYADQLREKQLEKLFKQMPYLTEKEKENIDLAFKSLINKLLHRPTIYIKDRASKEGNDLYIKIIEEMFSSKWDLRNKKQEKDSVRED from the coding sequence ATGGAAATTTTTTCAACTGGGTTTAACTATAAGACAGCTCCTGTAGAGATAAGGGAAAAGTTAGCGATAACAGAGTCTAACTACCAGTCTATCTTAGAAAAGTTAAACTCCCTTAATAACATTTACGAGATATGTGTTATATCCACTTGTAATAGAGTTGAATTCTACGGTGTGTTTGATGGAAGTGAATCTTTAAAGTATGAAATTTTAAAAATACTCTCTCAATTTTCTTCTATGTCTGTAAATATTTTAGAAAAATATGTGTTTTTCTATACAGGTAAAGATGCGATAAGACACATTTTTAGAGTTTCATCAAGTTTAGACTCAATGGTTATTGGAGAGCCCCAGATAGTCTGTCAGTTTAAAGAATCATTCTCCCTTGCTAAAGAGTATAAAACAGTAAGACACATACTTACAAGACTTTTTGATAAAGCTTTAAACGTATCTAAAAAAATCAGAACTTCTACAGGAATATCAAGAAAAGCTGTATCTATCAGCTATGCAGCTGCTTTACTTGCAAAGAAAATATTTGGAGATTTAAAAGATAAATCTGTACTGGTGATAGGTGCAGGAGAGATGGCAGAGCTTGCTGCAAAGCATCTGTCATCACTGGGAGTAAAACATATTTTCGTATCAAACAGAACATTTGAAAGATCTGTAGAACTTGCAGAAAAGTTTAATGGAAGTGCTATAAGATTTGACAAAATACTTGAATTTCTACCAGAGGTTGACATCGTAATAGTCTCAACAGGTGCAACTCAACCAATACTAAAGAAAGAAGACATTAAAAAAGCGATAAAAAATAAAAGAGAGCCTTTATTTATAATAGATATATCAGTTCCAAGAAACGTAGAGGATGATGTTAACGAAATTGAAGGAGTTTACCTGTACAACATAGATGACTTAAAATCTATCGTAAACTCAAATCTTGAAGAAAGAAAAATAGAAGCCCAAAGAGCGGAGCTTATAATAGAAGATGAAGTAGAAAAATTTGTAAAATGGCTAAATACCCAAAAAGTAAATCCGTTAATCACTCAAATAAGAGATTACGCGGACCAGCTGAGAGAAAAGCAGTTAGAAAAGCTTTTTAAACAGATGCCATATCTTACAGAAAAAGAAAAAGAAAACATAGACCTTGCTTTTAAGTCTCTAATAAATAAACTACTACACAGACCTACTATTTATATAAAGGACAGGGCATCTAAAGAAGGAAACGACCTGTATATAAAAATCATAGAAGAAATGTTTAGCTCAAAATGGGATTTAAGAAACAAAAAACAAGAGAAGGACAGTGTTAGGGAAGATTAA